From one Streptomyces sp. CA-210063 genomic stretch:
- a CDS encoding helix-turn-helix transcriptional regulator — MTTSLNAVREPRRREELKHFLRTRRERLTPEEVGLPPGARRRTPGLRREEVALLAGIGASWYTWLEQGRDIKVSAQVLDALSRTLRLDPAEHDHLYQLVGMNPPRRTADDLSDTTRLTALLEGWMPSPAYVIDRCWNIVGTNRAALLVFGFREGDTNCLVAFFTNPAFRARHRYWEEIAPGLVSEFRRDAARYPDDAEFTRISDQLVQESPEFAELWSRYEITATNQGVKAVDHPRAGCLIFDHSVLEIPDRPGVRLMLHTARAGTDTRERVMELLGRDERKGRISLVEAG, encoded by the coding sequence ATGACCACCAGTCTGAACGCGGTACGGGAGCCCCGCCGACGCGAGGAGCTCAAGCACTTCCTGCGTACGCGCCGGGAGCGTCTCACGCCGGAGGAGGTGGGCCTTCCACCGGGGGCGCGCAGGCGGACCCCGGGTCTGCGCCGGGAAGAGGTCGCCCTGCTGGCCGGTATCGGCGCCTCCTGGTACACCTGGCTCGAACAGGGCCGGGACATCAAGGTGTCGGCGCAGGTCCTGGACGCCCTCAGCCGCACACTGCGGCTGGACCCGGCGGAACACGACCACCTCTACCAGCTGGTCGGGATGAACCCGCCGCGCCGCACGGCGGACGACCTGTCCGACACCACACGGCTGACCGCCCTGCTGGAGGGCTGGATGCCGTCTCCGGCGTACGTCATCGACCGCTGCTGGAACATCGTGGGGACCAACCGGGCGGCCCTGCTGGTCTTCGGGTTCCGTGAAGGGGACACCAACTGCCTCGTGGCCTTCTTCACCAACCCGGCGTTCCGGGCGCGGCACCGCTACTGGGAGGAGATCGCCCCCGGTCTGGTGTCCGAGTTCCGCCGGGACGCCGCCCGCTACCCCGACGACGCGGAGTTCACCCGGATCTCGGACCAACTGGTCCAGGAGAGCCCGGAGTTCGCGGAGCTGTGGTCGCGGTACGAGATCACGGCGACGAACCAGGGCGTGAAGGCCGTCGACCATCCGAGGGCCGGGTGCCTGATCTTCGACCACTCGGTGCTGGAGATCCCGGACCGCCCGGGCGTCCGGCTGATGCTGCACACGGCCCGGGCGGGCACGGACACGCGCGAGAGGGTCATGGAACTCCTGGGCCGCGACGAGCGGAAGGGGCGGATCTCCCTGGTCGAGGCGGGCTGA
- a CDS encoding carbohydrate ABC transporter permease yields MITKDAEKTAPIRTAPAAEEPPQRPGKVRRAWDEVPRWQIYLPLSIYLVFTLVPFYWILLFALRKPGSTSLVPWPITFEHFEKVWNERSFGTYFQNSVLVGVATLVMTTVVALAGGYALARFDFKIKNAFMLALLCSQFVPGALLLVPLFQIFAELQMINSLGSVILAETVFQLPLSIILISNFIKNVPYSLEEAAWVDGCNRFTAFRVVVLPLLRPGLIAVGSFAFVHSWNHFLFALMFLSNQDKQTIPVGLNTLLSADSVDLGALAAGGIIAAVPVVIVFAFIQKWLITGFSAGAVKG; encoded by the coding sequence GTGATCACCAAGGACGCCGAGAAGACCGCTCCGATCCGGACCGCGCCCGCGGCCGAGGAGCCCCCGCAGCGACCGGGCAAGGTCCGCCGCGCCTGGGACGAGGTGCCGCGCTGGCAGATCTATCTGCCGCTGTCGATCTACCTCGTCTTCACCCTCGTCCCCTTCTACTGGATCCTGCTCTTCGCGCTGCGCAAGCCCGGCTCGACCTCGCTCGTGCCGTGGCCCATCACGTTCGAGCACTTCGAGAAGGTGTGGAACGAGCGGAGCTTCGGCACCTACTTCCAGAACAGCGTCCTGGTCGGTGTCGCCACCCTGGTGATGACCACGGTCGTCGCGCTGGCCGGCGGCTACGCCCTCGCCCGCTTCGACTTCAAGATCAAGAACGCGTTCATGCTGGCGCTGCTGTGCTCCCAGTTCGTACCGGGCGCACTGCTCCTGGTCCCGCTGTTCCAGATCTTCGCCGAGCTGCAGATGATCAACTCGCTGGGCAGTGTCATCCTCGCCGAGACGGTCTTCCAGCTGCCGCTGTCGATCATCCTGATCAGCAACTTCATCAAGAACGTGCCGTACTCCCTCGAGGAAGCGGCCTGGGTGGACGGCTGCAACCGGTTCACCGCGTTCCGGGTGGTCGTGCTGCCGCTGCTGCGGCCCGGGCTGATCGCCGTCGGCTCCTTCGCCTTCGTGCACTCCTGGAACCACTTCCTGTTCGCCCTGATGTTCCTCAGCAACCAGGACAAGCAGACCATCCCGGTCGGCCTCAACACCCTGCTCAGCGCGGACAGCGTCGACCTGGGCGCGCTGGCGGCCGGCGGCATCATCGCCGCCGTACCGGTGGTCATCGTCTTCGCCTTCATCCAGAAGTGGCTGATCACGGGCTTCAGCGCCGGGGCGGTGAAGGGATGA
- a CDS encoding TIGR03086 family metal-binding protein, producing the protein MSHDDPDPTPLDLTPQTHVIARLAGAVRDDQLSEPTPCPEYAVHHLLGHLLGLTIAFRDAGRKDLGPTTDTDPQAAVPDIGPGWREELPQVLDELAEAWRDPAAWTGETRAGGVSLPGAVAGAVAVDELVVHGWDLARATGQAYEPDPAALAATHSFLAAAVDDPGRGEIFGPVVPVPDDAPLLDRVIGLSGRDPFWKP; encoded by the coding sequence ATGAGCCACGACGACCCCGACCCGACCCCCCTCGACCTCACCCCCCAGACCCATGTCATCGCCCGCCTCGCCGGAGCCGTCCGCGACGACCAGCTCTCCGAGCCCACCCCGTGCCCGGAGTACGCCGTGCACCACCTCCTCGGGCATCTGCTCGGGCTGACCATCGCCTTCCGTGACGCGGGCCGGAAGGACCTGGGTCCCACGACGGACACCGACCCGCAGGCGGCGGTGCCGGACATCGGGCCGGGCTGGCGCGAGGAGCTGCCTCAGGTGCTCGACGAGCTCGCCGAGGCCTGGCGCGACCCGGCCGCCTGGACGGGTGAGACCCGGGCGGGCGGGGTGTCGCTGCCTGGGGCCGTCGCCGGTGCCGTGGCGGTGGACGAGCTGGTCGTGCACGGCTGGGACCTCGCCCGGGCCACCGGGCAGGCGTACGAACCCGATCCGGCGGCTCTCGCGGCGACGCACTCCTTCCTCGCCGCGGCGGTCGACGACCCCGGGCGCGGTGAGATCTTCGGCCCCGTGGTGCCGGTGCCGGACGACGCGCCGCTGCTGGACCGGGTGATCGGTTTGAGCGGACGTGATCCGTTCTGGAAGCCCTAG
- a CDS encoding dihydrodipicolinate synthase family protein, with protein MSSVTFETQRTALADVVAIPVTPFAEDGTVDQGAHRALLRRLLDGGITTLTPNGNTGEFYALTPEERRLVTELTMDEAGDRAVLLVGVGHDVPTAIASAEHAREAGAQMVMVHQPVHPYVSQSGWVDYHRAIAEAVPELGVVPYIRNAQLTGARLAELADTCPNVIGVKYAVPDAARFAAFARDAGLERFVWVAGLAEPYAPSYFSAGATGFTSGLVNVAPAVSLNMIEALRSGDFPGAMKVWEQIRRFEELRAANGSANNVTVVKEALASLGLCRRDVRAPSRQLPEDERAEVAAIAAGWSM; from the coding sequence ATGAGCAGCGTGACGTTCGAGACCCAACGGACGGCTCTGGCCGACGTGGTGGCCATCCCGGTGACGCCGTTCGCCGAGGACGGCACCGTCGACCAGGGCGCCCACCGGGCCCTGCTGCGTCGGCTGCTCGACGGCGGGATCACCACCCTCACCCCGAACGGCAACACCGGTGAGTTCTACGCCCTCACCCCCGAAGAGCGCCGTCTGGTCACGGAGTTGACCATGGACGAGGCCGGCGACCGGGCCGTGCTCCTGGTCGGCGTCGGACACGACGTGCCGACCGCGATCGCCTCCGCCGAGCACGCCCGCGAGGCCGGCGCACAGATGGTGATGGTCCATCAGCCCGTCCACCCCTACGTCTCGCAGAGCGGCTGGGTCGACTACCACCGGGCGATCGCCGAGGCCGTGCCCGAGCTCGGGGTCGTGCCCTACATCCGCAACGCGCAGCTCACCGGCGCCCGTCTCGCCGAACTCGCCGACACCTGCCCGAACGTGATCGGGGTCAAATACGCCGTCCCGGACGCCGCGCGCTTCGCCGCCTTCGCCCGCGACGCCGGGCTGGAACGCTTCGTCTGGGTGGCCGGGCTCGCCGAACCGTACGCGCCCTCCTACTTCTCGGCCGGCGCCACCGGCTTCACCTCGGGTCTGGTGAACGTCGCCCCGGCCGTCTCGCTGAACATGATCGAAGCGCTTCGATCGGGTGACTTCCCGGGCGCCATGAAGGTCTGGGAGCAGATCCGCCGCTTCGAGGAGCTGCGCGCCGCCAACGGCTCCGCCAACAACGTGACCGTCGTCAAGGAGGCCCTCGCCTCCCTCGGCCTCTGCCGCCGCGACGTCCGGGCCCCCAGCAGGCAGCTGCCCGAGGACGAACGCGCCGAGGTCGCCGCCATAGCCGCCGGGTGGTCGATGTGA
- a CDS encoding MFS transporter yields MTSDSVNSPAKVRFTTRQWLIITLLCGAQFMLALDFSILSVALPVLGEDLGFALSDLQWVVTAFALPSGGLLLLFGRAADLYGRRNWFVAGMVLFAVASLVGGLAPTPGVLLGARAAQGVAAAMLTPAAMSLLTTNFAEGPQRARALGINGALLSLGFLSGVVMGGVITDLTSWRVTLFISVPVGIAAAIAAPILIKESRNEETPKLDVLGAVTVTGGLLSVIYGITSAERNGWSSGMTLGALAAGAVLLVAFFAVESRVAAPLVDLGVLRRRTVSWGNATGLVTFAMMTGMVFLLTLYMQQVRGMTPLDAGFAFAALGVAAVLGGAFAARIIGKIGVHRALVYGLLLQAASTAALFFLDTDGGMLLLLVATATGGFGHLLAVVGYMITATSGLPDHEQGLATGLAYTGQQLGVTVGTPVLATVAASGIASSGGSGPAAVLNGVQGGLLTAATALLVAGLAAIAFLRPGRSAAAATASGAGEPVAADAR; encoded by the coding sequence ATGACTTCCGATTCCGTCAACTCGCCCGCCAAGGTGCGTTTCACCACGCGCCAGTGGCTCATCATCACCTTGCTGTGCGGCGCGCAGTTCATGCTCGCGCTGGACTTCTCCATCCTCAGCGTCGCGCTTCCCGTCCTCGGCGAGGACCTCGGCTTCGCCCTGAGCGACCTGCAGTGGGTCGTCACCGCGTTCGCCCTGCCGTCCGGCGGTCTGCTGCTGCTCTTCGGCCGTGCCGCCGACCTGTACGGCCGTCGCAACTGGTTCGTCGCCGGCATGGTCCTGTTCGCGGTGGCCTCGCTGGTCGGCGGCCTCGCCCCCACCCCCGGCGTCCTGCTCGGGGCTCGCGCGGCCCAGGGAGTCGCGGCCGCCATGCTGACCCCGGCGGCGATGTCCCTGCTGACCACCAACTTCGCCGAGGGGCCGCAGCGCGCCCGCGCCCTGGGCATCAACGGTGCCCTGCTGTCGCTCGGCTTCCTGTCGGGCGTGGTGATGGGTGGTGTCATCACCGATCTGACCAGCTGGCGCGTGACGCTCTTCATCAGCGTCCCGGTCGGCATCGCGGCCGCGATCGCCGCCCCGATCCTGATCAAGGAGAGCCGCAACGAGGAGACCCCGAAGCTGGACGTCCTCGGCGCGGTGACCGTCACCGGCGGCCTGCTCTCGGTCATCTACGGCATCACCTCCGCCGAGCGCAACGGCTGGAGCTCCGGCATGACCCTGGGCGCGCTCGCGGCCGGCGCCGTGCTGCTGGTCGCCTTCTTCGCCGTCGAGTCACGCGTCGCCGCGCCGCTCGTCGATCTGGGAGTGCTGCGCCGACGTACCGTCAGCTGGGGCAACGCCACGGGTCTGGTCACCTTCGCGATGATGACCGGCATGGTCTTCCTGCTCACGCTGTACATGCAGCAGGTGCGGGGGATGACCCCGCTCGACGCCGGCTTCGCGTTCGCCGCGCTCGGTGTCGCGGCCGTCCTCGGCGGCGCCTTCGCGGCCAGGATCATCGGGAAGATCGGCGTCCACCGGGCGCTCGTGTACGGCCTGCTCCTGCAGGCGGCGAGCACGGCCGCGCTCTTCTTCCTCGACACCGACGGCGGCATGCTGCTGCTGCTCGTGGCCACCGCGACGGGCGGCTTCGGCCACCTCCTGGCGGTCGTCGGCTACATGATCACCGCCACCTCGGGTCTGCCGGACCACGAGCAGGGCCTGGCGACCGGTCTCGCCTACACCGGCCAGCAGCTCGGCGTCACGGTGGGCACCCCGGTCCTGGCCACGGTCGCCGCCTCCGGCATCGCCTCCTCCGGCGGCAGCGGCCCGGCCGCCGTCCTCAACGGCGTACAGGGCGGCCTGCTGACCGCCGCGACCGCGCTGCTCGTCGCCGGCCTCGCCGCCATCGCGTTCCTGCGCCCCGGGCGGAGCGCCGCGGCCGCCACCGCCTCGGGCGCCGGTGAGCCGGTCGCGGCCGACGCACGCTGA
- a CDS encoding aldo/keto reductase: MRTRYLGRTGLQVSEICLGTMTFGGRHGFQHMGQLNTIEARRLVHLCMDAGVNFFDTADMYSAGQSEEVLGGALSGRRDDAIIATKVRWQMPDGKGGPNDRGLSRHHIVRSVEASLRRLGTDYIDLYQTHGWDGRTPWEETLRALDDLVRAGKVRYVGASNLTSWQLTRALATSEQRGLERFASHQIQYSLAAREVEWELLPMAEAEGVGVMVWSPLAGGLLSGHQERDATPPPGTRRAVGWFEPVDPERTFDTIDVLRKIADERAVSPAQVALRWVLERRGVTSVVIGARNERQLADNLAATRWSLTPEERTALDETSAPPLPYPYWHQDYCDADRLKEDTTG; encoded by the coding sequence ATGCGTACGCGCTACCTGGGCCGCACCGGCCTGCAGGTCTCCGAGATCTGCCTCGGCACCATGACGTTCGGCGGCCGGCACGGCTTCCAGCACATGGGGCAGCTCAACACCATCGAAGCCCGACGGCTCGTCCATCTCTGCATGGACGCGGGCGTGAACTTCTTCGACACCGCCGACATGTACTCCGCCGGCCAGTCGGAGGAGGTCCTGGGCGGGGCCCTCTCCGGCCGGCGCGACGACGCGATCATCGCGACGAAGGTGCGCTGGCAGATGCCGGACGGCAAGGGCGGCCCGAACGACCGCGGTCTGTCCCGGCATCACATCGTGCGCTCGGTCGAGGCCAGTCTGCGCCGCCTGGGCACCGACTACATCGACCTCTACCAGACGCACGGCTGGGACGGCCGCACACCGTGGGAGGAGACCCTGCGGGCGCTGGACGACCTCGTACGGGCCGGCAAGGTCCGCTACGTCGGCGCGTCGAACCTGACGTCCTGGCAGCTCACCCGAGCCCTGGCCACCAGCGAGCAGCGGGGCCTGGAGCGGTTCGCCTCGCACCAGATCCAGTACAGTCTGGCCGCCCGCGAGGTCGAGTGGGAGCTGCTGCCGATGGCCGAGGCCGAGGGGGTGGGCGTCATGGTGTGGAGCCCGCTGGCGGGCGGTCTGCTCAGCGGCCACCAGGAGCGGGACGCCACGCCACCGCCGGGTACGCGGCGGGCGGTGGGCTGGTTCGAGCCGGTCGACCCCGAGCGTACGTTCGACACCATCGACGTACTGCGCAAGATCGCCGACGAGCGGGCGGTGTCCCCGGCCCAGGTCGCGCTGCGCTGGGTGCTGGAGCGGCGCGGCGTCACCTCGGTCGTCATCGGCGCCCGCAACGAGCGGCAACTCGCCGACAACCTGGCCGCCACCCGCTGGTCGCTCACGCCCGAGGAGCGCACCGCCCTGGACGAGACGAGCGCGCCGCCCCTGCCGTACCCGTACTGGCACCAGGACTACTGCGACGCCGACCGGCTCAAGGAGGACACCACGGGCTGA
- a CDS encoding MBL fold metallo-hydrolase: protein MPLSLTVLGTASPHPGPGRPASGYLLRGGGAEVWVDAGFGTFAELQRHTDPTRLTAIWISHLHADHSADLVAAMYGFAYGGLTLPAPLPVYAPGDCAERLAGFFGRSDTAFLSGVFDFRPLYDGHTVRHWNLILTARAVVHDGEAYGLRAECQGRVFAYSGDSGPCEALSLLAGSADLFLCEADVDTHREGEPRVHLTPEEAGTYAKGASRLLITHVGPTLTPEGATGRAAVVFGGPTESAREGDTKIV from the coding sequence ATGCCCCTGAGCCTCACCGTCCTCGGCACCGCCTCACCGCACCCCGGCCCGGGGCGGCCCGCCTCCGGCTATCTGCTGCGCGGCGGGGGCGCCGAGGTATGGGTGGACGCGGGGTTCGGGACGTTCGCCGAGTTGCAGCGGCACACGGACCCCACCCGGCTCACCGCGATCTGGATCTCCCATCTGCACGCGGACCACAGCGCGGATCTGGTGGCCGCGATGTACGGCTTCGCCTACGGCGGCCTCACCCTGCCGGCACCGCTGCCCGTCTACGCGCCCGGCGACTGCGCGGAGCGGCTCGCGGGGTTCTTCGGGCGGTCGGACACGGCTTTCCTGAGCGGGGTGTTCGACTTCCGGCCCCTGTACGACGGCCACACGGTCCGGCACTGGAATCTCATCCTCACCGCCCGGGCCGTCGTCCACGACGGGGAGGCGTACGGGCTGCGCGCCGAGTGCCAGGGGCGGGTGTTCGCGTACTCGGGGGACAGTGGTCCGTGCGAGGCGCTGTCCCTGCTCGCCGGCAGCGCCGACCTGTTCCTGTGCGAGGCGGACGTCGACACACATCGCGAAGGCGAACCCCGGGTGCATCTCACGCCGGAGGAGGCCGGGACGTACGCCAAGGGCGCGAGCCGGCTGCTCATCACGCATGTGGGGCCCACGCTGACGCCCGAGGGGGCGACCGGGCGGGCGGCCGTGGTCTTCGGGGGTCCCACCGAGAGCGCGCGTGAGGGCGACACCAAGATCGTGTGA
- the araD gene encoding L-arabinonate dehydratase: MVDVKKPEELRSHQWYGTDGLRSFSHRARTRQLGYLPEEHLGKPVIAILNTWSDINPCHVHLRDRAQAVKRGVWQAGGFPLEFPVSTLSETFQKPTPMLYRNMLAMETEELLRSYPVDGAVLMGGCDKSTPALLMGAASVDLPTVFVPAGPMLPGHWRNEVLGSGTDMWKYWDDKRAGLIGDCEMTELESGLARSPGHCMTMGTASTLTAAAEALGVTVPGASSIPAVDSGHDRMAAAAGLRIVELVHKDRKLSDILTGEAFEDAVTTVLGLGGSTNAVIHLIAMAGRAGVKLTLDDFDRIARTVPVLANVRPGGQRYLMEDFHFAGGLPGFLSRITDLLHLDRPTVSCDTMREQLDGALVHDDDVIRTRDNPVATEGGVAVLRGNLCPDGAVIKHISAEPHLLKHTGPAVVFDDYRTMQRTINDPSLDITADSVLVLRNAGPKGGPGMPEYGMLPIPDHLLKQGVRDMVRISDARMSGTSYGACVLHVAPESYVGGPLALVRTGDSITLDVDQRMLRVNVDDEELERRRAEWTPPPTRYERGYGALYNDQITQADTGCDFEFLARPGKVPDPYAG, from the coding sequence GTGGTCGATGTGAAGAAGCCGGAAGAACTCAGAAGCCACCAGTGGTACGGCACCGACGGCCTACGCTCCTTCAGCCACCGCGCCCGCACCCGTCAGCTCGGCTACCTCCCCGAGGAGCACCTCGGCAAGCCGGTCATCGCGATCCTCAACACCTGGTCGGACATCAACCCCTGTCATGTGCACCTCCGTGATCGCGCGCAGGCGGTCAAGCGGGGCGTGTGGCAGGCCGGCGGTTTCCCGCTGGAGTTCCCGGTGTCGACGCTGAGCGAGACCTTCCAGAAGCCGACCCCGATGCTCTACCGCAACATGCTCGCGATGGAGACCGAGGAGCTGCTGCGCTCGTACCCGGTCGACGGGGCCGTGCTGATGGGCGGTTGCGACAAGTCCACGCCCGCGCTCCTCATGGGGGCGGCCAGCGTCGACCTGCCGACCGTGTTCGTGCCGGCCGGGCCCATGCTGCCGGGGCACTGGCGCAACGAGGTCCTCGGCTCCGGCACCGACATGTGGAAGTACTGGGACGACAAGCGCGCCGGGCTCATCGGCGACTGCGAGATGACCGAGCTGGAGTCCGGGCTCGCCCGCTCACCCGGTCACTGCATGACGATGGGTACGGCGTCCACGCTCACCGCCGCCGCCGAGGCGCTGGGAGTCACGGTCCCGGGCGCGTCCAGCATCCCGGCCGTCGACTCCGGGCACGACCGCATGGCTGCCGCCGCCGGGCTCAGGATCGTCGAACTGGTCCACAAGGACCGGAAGTTGAGCGACATCCTCACCGGCGAGGCCTTCGAGGACGCCGTCACCACCGTCCTCGGACTCGGCGGCTCGACCAACGCGGTCATCCACCTCATCGCCATGGCCGGCCGCGCGGGCGTCAAGCTCACCCTCGACGACTTCGACCGCATCGCCCGTACGGTCCCGGTGCTGGCCAACGTCCGGCCCGGCGGCCAGAGGTACCTGATGGAGGACTTCCACTTCGCGGGCGGCCTCCCCGGGTTCCTGTCCCGGATCACCGACCTGCTCCACCTGGACCGGCCGACCGTCTCCTGCGACACGATGCGCGAGCAGCTCGACGGCGCGCTCGTCCACGACGACGACGTGATCCGGACCCGGGACAACCCGGTCGCCACCGAGGGCGGAGTCGCCGTCCTGCGCGGCAACCTCTGCCCGGACGGCGCGGTCATCAAGCACATCTCGGCCGAGCCGCACCTGCTCAAGCACACGGGTCCGGCGGTCGTCTTCGACGACTACCGGACGATGCAGCGGACCATCAACGACCCGTCCCTCGACATCACCGCCGACAGCGTGCTCGTGCTGCGCAACGCCGGACCCAAGGGCGGCCCGGGCATGCCCGAGTACGGGATGCTGCCCATCCCCGACCATCTGCTGAAGCAGGGCGTACGGGACATGGTGCGGATCTCCGACGCCCGGATGAGCGGGACGAGTTACGGCGCCTGCGTCCTGCACGTGGCGCCCGAGTCGTACGTCGGCGGACCGCTCGCCCTGGTGCGCACCGGCGACTCGATCACCCTCGACGTCGACCAGCGCATGCTTCGAGTCAACGTGGACGACGAGGAGTTGGAGCGCCGCCGGGCGGAGTGGACACCACCGCCCACCCGCTACGAGCGCGGCTACGGCGCGCTCTACAACGACCAGATCACCCAGGCGGACACCGGCTGCGACTTCGAGTTCCTGGCCAGACCGGGCAAGGTCCCGGACCCGTACGCCGGGTGA
- a CDS encoding carbohydrate ABC transporter permease: MAQAAAVAKPPAPPRRSRARRRASATPRRLPYLLIAPAALLMLGFIAYPVISVFYYSLQHYNPTKPWRNGFAGFDNFVHAFTEDPLFWDTLVFSAKWVVVEVSLQLLFGLALALIVNQTFVGRALGRALVFSPWAVSGVLTSAIWVLLYNSQTGITRYLADMGIGEYGTSWLSDTSTVFSAAVVADLWRGVPFFAILILADLQSISKDLYEAAEVDGASRVRQFLHITLPHLKDAIILSTLLRAVWEFNNVDLLYTLTGGGPAGETTTLPLYIANTSVDAHNFGYASALTTVAFVILLFCSMVYLRLSKFGGESK; the protein is encoded by the coding sequence ATGGCCCAAGCCGCAGCCGTGGCGAAACCCCCCGCGCCACCCCGGCGGAGCCGTGCGCGGCGCCGTGCCTCCGCGACCCCGCGCAGGCTGCCCTACCTGTTGATCGCCCCGGCCGCCCTGCTCATGCTGGGCTTCATCGCCTACCCGGTCATCAGCGTCTTCTACTACAGCCTGCAGCACTACAACCCCACCAAGCCCTGGCGGAACGGCTTCGCCGGCTTCGACAACTTCGTCCACGCCTTCACCGAGGACCCGCTGTTCTGGGACACCCTGGTGTTCAGCGCCAAGTGGGTGGTCGTCGAGGTCTCGCTCCAACTGCTGTTCGGTCTCGCCCTCGCGCTCATCGTCAACCAGACGTTCGTCGGGCGAGCCCTGGGCCGCGCGCTGGTCTTCTCGCCCTGGGCCGTCTCCGGGGTGCTGACCTCCGCGATCTGGGTGCTGCTCTACAACTCCCAGACGGGCATCACCCGTTACCTCGCGGACATGGGCATCGGTGAGTACGGCACCAGCTGGCTCTCCGACACCTCCACCGTCTTCTCGGCGGCCGTCGTCGCCGACCTGTGGCGCGGTGTCCCCTTCTTCGCGATCCTCATCCTCGCCGACCTCCAGTCCATCTCGAAGGACCTGTACGAGGCCGCCGAGGTCGACGGCGCCAGCCGTGTCCGGCAGTTCCTGCACATCACACTGCCGCACCTGAAGGACGCGATCATCCTCTCCACGCTGCTGCGCGCGGTGTGGGAGTTCAACAACGTCGACCTGCTCTACACCTTGACGGGTGGCGGACCGGCCGGAGAGACCACGACCCTCCCGCTGTACATCGCCAACACCTCCGTCGACGCCCACAACTTCGGCTACGCGTCCGCCCTGACCACGGTCGCGTTCGTGATCCTGCTCTTCTGCTCGATGGTCTATCTGCGGCTGAGCAAGTTCGGAGGCGAGTCCAAGTGA
- a CDS encoding GntR family transcriptional regulator, which yields MTSVPMPIPSRTQFVLEGIKHRILTGQLTPGQALVETELAAQFGVSKTPVREALKTLAGTGLVVMNQYKGVTVRMVDADMAREVYDVRLLLEPEALRRSVRRGTSWNAASDALARADEATDTAERSLANREFHRALYVPCGNPLLGRMLDEVRDQAALVSAVAWAADPSWEREAAEHREILRLALDQDADGAAAALHAHIASFVERAFPGAREAEEAGNTRQT from the coding sequence ATGACCTCTGTGCCCATGCCGATCCCGTCCCGCACGCAGTTCGTGCTGGAGGGGATCAAGCACCGCATCCTCACCGGGCAGTTGACGCCGGGTCAGGCCCTGGTCGAGACCGAGCTGGCCGCGCAGTTCGGGGTGTCCAAGACGCCCGTGCGTGAGGCGCTCAAGACGTTGGCCGGGACCGGGCTCGTCGTGATGAACCAGTACAAGGGCGTCACGGTGCGCATGGTGGACGCGGACATGGCGCGCGAGGTCTACGACGTACGGCTGCTCCTGGAGCCGGAGGCCCTGCGGCGCTCGGTGCGCCGCGGTACCTCGTGGAACGCGGCGAGTGACGCGCTGGCCAGGGCCGACGAGGCCACGGACACCGCCGAACGGTCGCTGGCCAACCGGGAGTTCCACCGCGCGCTGTATGTGCCGTGCGGCAATCCGCTGCTCGGCCGGATGCTCGACGAGGTACGCGACCAGGCGGCGCTGGTCTCGGCCGTCGCCTGGGCCGCCGACCCCTCCTGGGAACGGGAGGCCGCCGAGCACCGGGAGATCCTGCGGCTCGCCCTCGACCAAGACGCCGACGGCGCGGCCGCCGCCCTGCACGCGCACATCGCCTCGTTCGTCGAACGGGCCTTTCCCGGGGCCCGCGAGGCGGAGGAAGCCGGGAACACCCGCCAGACCTAG